ACAGATATGGATTGAATCTGGGAAGGCGCTCTTCCTAGGTTTATCTAAACAAATCAAACCATGGCAAGAACCAGCTAGAGAACCCGTGCGGCACTTAGGGGGTTCAATGGGAGGGTGATTGATCAAGTTAATTTTTCTTGGAAATGTTGGAATGCACTTCTGGTCGTGATAAGTACTATCAGTTCCCTCGTTATATTCTCCATAGTAAAGCTGTTGAACACTATTGTTTTTATCGACTTCCCCAAGTAATATTAACATAAAACCTAGATTTACCTTCGAACCTGCAGCCCCATTGTTATAGTTGTTGTGATCATGATCCAGCTCGGGTAATTGTTGACGCTGCAAGTGCATATCAGCAAAATTCTTGTTAAGTGATAAGAGAATTTGCCATGTTTTGCAAACTCGTTTGCATTCTAGAACTGTTTCTGCTGGTACTCCAGAAAATATTTCTGTTGCTATCTCTAATGGGAGATCATCCATGAGATGTGccgattttcttttcttttt
This DNA window, taken from Papaver somniferum cultivar HN1 chromosome 3, ASM357369v1, whole genome shotgun sequence, encodes the following:
- the LOC113360724 gene encoding uncharacterized protein LOC113360724, with the protein product MDDLPLEIATEIFSGVPAETVLECKRVCKTWQILLSLNKNFADMHLQRQQLPELDHDHNNYNNGAAGSKVNLGFMLILLGEVDKNNSVQQLYYGEYNEGTDSTYHDQKCIPTFPRKINLINHPPIEPPKCRTGSLAGSCHGLICLDKPRKSAFPDSIHICNPITRECSHLQGFNEYLDADRRYRLHIRFGYSPQTNEYKVVRITYIGLLSSIGDIHVYTLGGGSGWRNKGATTSALCGRSGVFANGSGWRNKGASSRTASN